The Papaver somniferum cultivar HN1 chromosome 6, ASM357369v1, whole genome shotgun sequence genome segment CGGTCTTAATAAAGGAACAATCTGAGTTGATAGGCCACATGCAAGCATTTCAGAACCTGGCGCCTGACCAAAATATTCTCCAAAAATTTAAGGGAGtctagaaagaagaaataaaaagctCCATCATCTGGAAACTTCCCAATGCTGTTTCTGGCCATGTAAATATCGAATTTTATGTTGCAATGCTAAATTTCCAATGGATGGAAATTCCAAGTCCACCTCCCATTACCATTCACTAAGAAATGAAACCTAAATTTAATGGAATACAGCTGACGCAGCGAGCCAAAACTACAACTTCACCACCAGCAAAAAATGCTCTGGTGCTTCCTTATAAATTATTTTTATCTGATGAAGCCATGACTCCTCCTTAATTAATTGCTAAGAATCTTAGTTTCTGAACTTCTAAACTGAAGCTCTTTAAAAGATTTGAAAAAATGAGATTTTGTTAGTATGTCATTAACTAAATAAGAGTACAGTACCTGTATAAAGATGAGCAAACTACGAAATCTTTTATAACTACTCTTAATCCTATTGCAACAATGAAAATTTGACATGTGATTGGATGAGATAGATAAACAGAACTGATTATACCCAACCATCCATACAGCAAACCAGATTTCTGAAACAAAACATATTTTGTTTCTTTAATTAAAAGAGCTGAGGCTGTAGATAAAAGCTTGGGAAAACAAATTGAGATTCATGCATACAGATCTCCCTATAAGAAGCCTTACAGCTTTGTCCCTTCGTAAGCAGTTTGCAAACATGTATTCATATATTTATAGGATTTTATAGAAGAGAGTTAAGCCAATAAATGCAAATGCTTATAAGCTAAGAAGAACTTCTAGTGAGCTTGGCGTCGGGAAACACTGTGTTTAACAAAATCCCATGACACTTTTTTCACCCTTTAAATACATCTTAGTTAACCATATCTTAGATAACCAACATTCTAGGGATAACAAAGAAGACCAACAGTTTAAGTAATCTCCAAACAACATTTAGAGAAGATGCATGTAAAACATTTGGAGGATTATAATCTAGTTAAGCTCCCATATACCTTTATTTTTTGAAGATCACCTAATCGGTAACAAGAGTGGCAGACGGTGAGCTTCCTGGAGCTCCATAGTAGTTGATGGGTCTCCCGTTCCATCAACCCATGTATATTCTCCACGGATTGGTGGAGACATGAAGAGCATCTACTGAACAAATTATACCGACAATAAGAGAAATTCTGCTTTTCATCTATAAAACTAAGATGACCAGAAACTAGTGTAAGCATAAACATTAAAACTCTGTAATACAATCTAGAAGAACTCCCATGATTTAAAATCTAAAATACTCAGAAGAAGAGTACAGCAGTTAAACAAGTTCATATTGAAGGCATTTCTACAGAAAATTATGCACATAACCAAATCCTCCCAAAATTCACGGTTTACTATGATAATTACAGAAAAGCAGATAAATTAAGAGGGAGAGATAGTAATGCACCATTTTATCGTCATGTAGGGCAGAACTGAGAAACAACCTTATAGATTTAAAAGCCAAAAGCAAAGCAAAGTTTAAGCAGCATTTTGTTCAGATGATTTTCTCAGCTCCAACCACGAAACGGCTGCAACCTTAGTGGTAAAAAACCAGCCAACCTTATCTGAAGCCTCATGAAATGGAGTATTCAATTCCTTTAGATGGGCTGCAAAAACACTAGCCAACCCCTCCGAATTGTGTTTTCCATGACCAGTATTAATTCCGAGCAGTGGTGGTAGATCTTCCCCATTATCTAGTGCTTTGGACAAGTCACTTATCCATATGTGCAACGCAGTAAGCGCTGCACCAAGTGAGAGACTCTTCAAATTTAATGCCCACTGAGTTTGAGACTTAGATTGGATAGCAGTGTAAATCTCAAGAGAGAGTCCCAGTTCTAATAGCTCACACGCCTTGTCTAACTGATTCAGATTAACACAGAGGTCAATCAAGACATTACAGTAGGCCTTTCTTACATCTGTGCTAATGCTGTCAATGAGCTCGGAGGTTTCCTGCTTAAACTCAATTACACCTCCTTCTTCTACcagtagcttcaccacattaccAAGTTTTGGATTAGCCTTCTTGATACAACCAACCAACTTTCCAAGTTCTTCTTTTGGAGTTTGATTCATTACACTGAGAAGACAGCCCCAGAATCTATCATCAGGGATTATACCCAAGTCTGGAAGTCGATCAAATGTCTTCAAAACATCATCTATCTGATTTGCTTTTCCGTAGCACTGAATGAGTGATGTTAAGACAAAGATATTAGGTTCAAAACCAGCTTCCAACATCTCACCCAATATGCTCTCTGCCTCTGAAACCTTCCCATTAGAAGAATATATAGTAATCAAAGATGAGTATGTCCAACTATCAGGCTGCGAAGTTTCTGACCTCTTCATATCTTCAAAAATTGTGATGGCTTCATCAGTGTACCCAATATCTGCGCACATCGATAGGAGCGTGTTGTAAAGAACGACATTCAACTCCAAACCTTTTCCCTTCACCTCTTTATAAATACTTGAGGCATCTTCCACATAACGAGCTTTACCATAGGCCCTTATAAGTGCAGCATAGGTAGGCCAATTGGGTGCAATTCCATTTCTAGTCATCTCTCTATAAACAGTTTTCACCATCCAGGGCCTCTTAGCTTTTCCCATAACATCCAATATTATGTTATAAACAGTCAAGTTTGGTTTCATCCCAACTGCCTTCATATCTTCAAACACCTTAAAAGCTCCATGGAAATCACCTAACGCAGTATACGTTTTAATCAAAGTCGAGTAAGTAGCCACATCGATCCGCCAATTTTCTCCTTTAGCTTGATCATACAAGCTCAGAGCCGTATCATTCTTTCCCAAACGAGCATAAGCATCAATCATTGCCGACTTAATAACATCATCCGGCTCACATCCAAAATGTGGCATCTGCTCAAACCACTCTATAGCCTTATCTGGAACACCACCCAATctagcacaactaatcaaagtcGAAAAAGTAATCTTGTCTGGTTTAACACCTGTTTGAATCATTTCGTCAAAAACCTTTTCTGCTCCATCATGTATCCTACTTTTTCTAAACACTTTCAAAGTCACATTGTACAAAATCACATCTCTGCTTGATTTTAACTTCTTTAAAAAGTACTTAAGTGCAAGAACAGCAGTATCAGGGTTTTTCATATTATTAAGAACAATAACAGCATCTTGTTCTAATAGGTTTTCTCCTAGCTCGTTTAAAACCATGGAAACGTCAATTTCAGTGGGGTTAGATGAATCGACTGATTCAGCTACTTTTGTTAGagaattgtaccttgtatcatatGATTGTTGTCGAAACTTTGAAGCTCTGGGACTTTTTGGATTAACCCAGATATAGTTTTTGGTTGATGATGTGACTTCATCATCTGGGATTTGAGATTTTTGCGGAACTGAGTCTTGTAGCGAGAGATTTGAAGATAGAGAAAACCTTGGTTTGAGTAAGAGAGAGCCGAGTTTAAGATGGAAATGGTTTAAACTTTTCGGTGGGAAAGAAAACAGAGATTGCGCAAGTTGGAGTATATGTGAAGGAGAGACTGAGTACGATAGAAGTTTGTCAGGGCAAAGATTGTGAGGAAACGAAGAAGAGAGATGAAGCGCCATTTCTCTACTCTTTGAATCCTGGGTTTGTCTCAATTAGGGTGTAAAATACCTTATCCATTTTGACTCCTCGAGATTTTGTCACGGTAATTTCTTTGGCTTCGTGGGGATATTTTCAAGGATGCTAACGGGAGTACCAGTTTACTAAGAGGGTGTCAAAAACCATATAACACAAACCGAAAAGCGCTATATCTTATGTGGATTTTAATACCCATTCCAGTAATCTGGTACCCCTCGTTAGCAATGTTGGAAATTTCTTCGTAGTCGAATTTTGTCCCAAGAGCAAGGGTTACAcaaaatgaaaaatttgatcaaacTGTAGATAGAACGACTTTCATCCCAAACTCAGTCGACCACTCATTTAATCGAAATAGTGGTCGAACGTCTTCATTAAGCGGTGTAAATGAATTTTAGAAAAATTTATCCCAAATAGTAGATGGTTTTCCTTTTGGCAATAAAAAAACACTCTCACTCAAACACAATGCAACAACTACTTTCCAAATCGTTTTGAAAAGAATGGAAACACTTTATCTAATAGTGTTTTCTCTAAGAGAAGGGTCTATGGAACGAGAACACTCATTCAAAGTGAATGAGATTTATCAAAAACACCAAATTAGGTGATACTATGAGATGAGAACACTCACTCATTCACCGCACGTCTTCATTAACTCATTTgcttagaatttttttttgtttgagcgGGTGAAAATATGGTTGATAGCATATTTTAAAATTTTTAATATACGCGGGCCTCCTTCATGTTTTattatttaaataaaaatatatcctAATTTTTCTCCAAACGGCTAACTCAACCGCTTAGCCTGTTAAAATTATTTCCCCACAGTTAGAAAATCAACCTTTCACCTAATCTGCCGTTGGATTTCGTACTAAATGAGTGATGTCATTCCATAGCCCTTGATCTAAGGGTATTATATTTGGATATAAAATAGATAAAAGGTACTGAATTTGTCTGATTCATAGAGATAATACCTCAGTAGTTGACTATATGATTTACTAGATTAATGAatgaaaatgcaggggtaccaaaatacaccaccaattttcttatgtaacctgtatggactaaactcaaatacaattccgatAGTTACAACTTATTGAAtatcaatcaggaattatatgaagatttatatctctttctctcacaatcaatatgaaTTCGGAAACATGTGTATGagcctgattataccgtgagagttcTTGGATAATTCTAAAGATCAGTTTCCAAGATCAaacaagtcgtatccaacaattacgatggacgtatctactttgattgatttacgtacaacctgtgatatttcaattataaacataaacaatataatgcggaaaaagaaataacacagacaccagaaattttgttaatgaggagaccacaaatgcagaaaaaccccgggacctagtccatatttgaacaccaaacagTACTAAGCCGATACAGGCACTTCAAAACTTCGGACTGGtttatagttgagaccgaatataccgtcacaacaattcagttacagtcgctctCCTTACACTTATTGAATatcgcaagactctgcgcaattgattccattagctgacggCCTTTACAGACTAAGAGTTTCTTctactcaattgaagactttaaaccaatctgcctcccacagataagcctatatgtgatttccattctgatcaaatatcaaggtgagatagaaaattgattgcaatagacaaaatctagcaaacctcaaaatccggtacttacgactccctaagagcaacctagattataTTCACCTCATAAGTAATTCctactctgatttcaacaaagaatcgttatCGATGAATatacctgtggaatcacaaagtctgagacaaataAGCTTTGCGATTTTTATCTATCACACCTGATCGtagtgagactcaacaatcagtagcaagattaggatacacgaactattacGATAAACATagttggacatggcttcacgaatccctaggtgaagtctttttattcGTTAAACCAAAAAAGTTTTAAAGgataggacgactctagtttacaactaggacatacaAGAAtggtgtcagggattcaaagatcccagttgtttgagattcTCCTGATATAGACTTGCATGATCAGGGTTGCTTtatatttaagctaaggtaggAATCAAGAaatcaataatcatcgttagatgaaaaaattgacttgagattaacataacagaatatacactatggttaggatgaattgtaactgaaccgtgtacaatgacttgttcatgaaaggttagtcgaaactagcaAGATGAATGATAAGCTTAACTATTtttatataacactttaagactttaatcttgagttacaaccataggttataatttGATCAGAtatgtctagatagtgtttttagagagtagttcaaatgccgattatctcgtagaaataattttgatgcatctgaaaatattcgacaaggtCAGTACGTGTACCTGGTACGTGAACTGTATTCCTGTTCGTGAGAAATTTTTCATAGTACGTATACCGGGTTGTATACCCTTAGGACAAAAATGGGTTAAGGAGTCAATAGATCTTTTTAGATTtacatactgggtatgcgtaccatccTAGTTCAGGAGTCAAAAATCTTTTCcgatttgcatactaggtacgtgtACCATCCTGGTTCATTAGTCAAAAGTCTTTTTAATGTGTGCATACCGGGTGTGCGTACCAAAAGTCGttgtcgaactatagctacgccggtacgtgtactgggtacatgtactgcggctccgtACCTATAACAGTTGTGCCAgcatgtgaactggtatgcataccgtcatgtatccagatttatagtagttttatatctctctaataatcaatttgaaacattcccaaataacatcaatgacacatatcactgttccaggatattttaaaatgattgaatcttgaatcataatttaggtcatgaacaataaatttttcttaaccaaattcatcaagtatgagcaaatgttcttaagcttagtcaacatatttcgagaatgattaacaagataaacttgactcgaaatttctgttatgcatgtACCTACTTAGTCATGCGACATTGTATCGTAGATAGAAAGGTaaaaacttgagaaataagtggttcagtcttcacttacgtttggttgatgaagttctccaaaagcttcggttgatcttcgccttcaaacggtagaatgcagtGATGTATGGTACTCAACTTCacacttctatcataatccgagacttgactaaatgtaggctagaaatcaagatatagttttgatcaactaaatttgacaacaatcttgagatagcaacacttgtgagttcgaccgagcaatgcatTAATAATGATTTAATTTTCAAATCAATTTTTGATGATATAATACGCATATATATCCATTTTGTTATATTAAATGAgttgattaagcttatagttcaatcgactagtttcggctaaccatttatgaacaatgtctttgtacacggttcggttacagttcatcctaaccagagtgtatatcttgatatgtcaatcacatttcaaagattcatctaatggtggatattgtttgcctggtttcaaagctatcttagcttaaacctaaagcaaactATGCTTTGAAAgtttataaaaggggaacctcaagcaactgggatctttgaatcctgacactatctttgtgtatcctagttgtaaactagagtctttctcttcctaaaacccttttagggtttagtgactaaaaagacttcacagggattcgtgaatccaggtccaactatctttatcttggtagttcatatcctgatcttgtttgatcaTTGAGCcactcactcaaacaagatagatagaaatcgcaaacttctcttcgtctcaaactttgtgattccacaagtttaatacttgtgaggtgaataataatctaggctgctcttcgggaagtataagtccgtattttgaggttagctatacTTCtcctattgctatcgatttccagtctcacttGATctacgataaaaaaaaaaaaggaaattaccACACAGGCTTATCTGTGgtaggaagattggtttaaagtctccaattgagttgaagcaacactTAGTatgtaaaggatgtcagctaatggaatcaattgcacggagttctgctgggattcaagagatgCAACtttaactgaattgttgtgagagTTTAATTCGATtctaactacattccagtcttaagttaattggtagtaggctaatgcttgtagcggattaatacagtttggtgttcaatctggactaggtcccattgtttttctgtatttgcgtttcctcgttaacaacatttctggtgtatgtgttatttcttttccgcattatattgtttatctttacaattgaaatatcacaggttgtacgtaaatcaatcaaagtagatacatccatccttgtttgttggatacgacttaatttattcttggatattgatttttggaatcgtccaagtactctcactcGCAAATCACGaacttgtctctgtaaacttttgATTGtaggagaaagagatataactctcaatattattccttgattgagattcattaagttgaactctcggaattgtatttaagtttgttcatacaggttgcctaagaaaaagatggtggtgtattttggtacccctacATTTTTTCCCTCTAAATACATgcaaaaaataatataataatactaGTTAGCAAACATAGTTATTTTGTTAGCAAAACTACTCGAAATACATTTCTTAAGGATATTTACTCGTAATATACTCCATCCGTTCCTAAAAATGAGTTATTGtagctttttcaatttggccaaTTTTTAGGCAAAATTGAAAAAGCTATAGTAACTCTTTTTTAGGAACAAAAGTAGTATCTCGTACTCATTGAATAAAGTTGGGAAAAATTATGAGTTGCGATAACCAATGGGCAGGATGATATCAATAATGCAACAAATTAAGTCGTGGTAGTTCAACCACTTATACTAAAGCTTTTAATCAAAGCATGGAACATGCCAATGCTATTATCAAAGCAAAATTTCTGATCCTTTCTCAAACATATATGAAtcaggatggagagatcaccccaacttcaGC includes the following:
- the LOC113288159 gene encoding pentatricopeptide repeat-containing protein At4g16390, chloroplastic-like, producing MALHLSSSFPHNLCPDKLLSYSVSPSHILQLAQSLFSFPPKSLNHFHLKLGSLLLKPRFSLSSNLSLQDSVPQKSQIPDDEVTSSTKNYIWVNPKSPRASKFRQQSYDTRYNSLTKVAESVDSSNPTEIDVSMVLNELGENLLEQDAVIVLNNMKNPDTAVLALKYFLKKLKSSRDVILYNVTLKVFRKSRIHDGAEKVFDEMIQTGVKPDKITFSTLISCARLGGVPDKAIEWFEQMPHFGCEPDDVIKSAMIDAYARLGKNDTALSLYDQAKGENWRIDVATYSTLIKTYTALGDFHGAFKVFEDMKAVGMKPNLTVYNIILDVMGKAKRPWMVKTVYREMTRNGIAPNWPTYAALIRAYGKARYVEDASSIYKEVKGKGLELNVVLYNTLLSMCADIGYTDEAITIFEDMKRSETSQPDSWTYSSLITIYSSNGKVSEAESILGEMLEAGFEPNIFVLTSLIQCYGKANQIDDVLKTFDRLPDLGIIPDDRFWGCLLSVMNQTPKEELGKLVGCIKKANPKLGNVVKLLVEEGGVIEFKQETSELIDSISTDVRKAYCNVLIDLCVNLNQLDKACELLELGLSLEIYTAIQSKSQTQWALNLKSLSLGAALTALHIWISDLSKALDNGEDLPPLLGINTGHGKHNSEGLASVFAAHLKELNTPFHEASDKVGWFFTTKVAAVSWLELRKSSEQNAA